The genomic stretch CACCCGCATGCTGGTCTTGGACGACGGCGCGCAGGTGTGCATGCTCTCGGGCGGCTGCCTGGAGGCCGAGGTCGTCGAGGTCGCGCTGGAGGTCATCCGCACGGGCGTGCCGACCGTCACGCACTACGACCTCTCGGAGGACGCCACGTGGGGCCTGGGGATCGGCTGCGGCGGCAGCGTGGACGTGCGGGTGGAGCGCGTGAACAGCGGCGATCCGGCCACCGCCGCGTGGCTGGCCGCGCTGGAGGCCGGCGAGCTGGCCGCGCTGGTCGTGCCGCTGGACGGTCACGGCCAGCTGCTGCTGCGTCCGGACGGGAGCATGGTGGGCGACCTCCCTCCCCATATCCGCGAGTTTGCCCGGCAGGCGGCGCTGGAACGGCTGACACAGCTCGAACCCCGCGCCGTCACCCTGCGTGCCCCGGACGGCACGCCGGTGTTCATCGACGTGAGCACACCCCCGCCGCAGCTCGTGCTGTACGGCGCAGGCCACGACGCCATCCCGCTCGCCACCCAGGCGCACGCGCTGGGCTACGACGTCCACGTCATCGACCCCCGTGACGCGTACCTGACGCCCGGCCGTTTTCCCGGCGCGACCCTGCACGACCTGGCCCCGGAGGATCTGGCGACGTTCACGCCGGCCGGCCGGGCGCATCTGGTCATCATGAACCATCACCTCGACCGCGACCGGGTGTGTCTGGCCCACGCGCTGCGATCGGGGGCGCCGTATGTGGGGGTGCTCGGCCCGCGCAGCCGCGCCCGCGACCTGCTGGCCGCGCTGGAGGCGGAGGGCGAGACCTTCACGCCGGAACAGCTCGCCCGCCTGCGCTCGCCCATCGGGCTGCGGCTGGGTGCCGAGGCCCCCGAGGAAGTCGCCATGAGCATCTTGGCGGAACTCATGGCGTGGCGGCGGGGCTACGACGGATCGTTCCTGAGCGGGCACGACGGCCGGATTCACGACGCGCAGACCCACGCCGAGGCCCCGACGCCGCTGGGGCGCGACGTGGCCGCTCCGGCGGGATCGTAGGCGCACGAAGCACGGCTGTCCTCCCATTCAGCGGATCGTCAGCGCCGGCCGGTATCGTCAGGTCATGTCTGACCGCCGTGTCCGGCTTGGCAGGGCGCTGCGCCGGATGGTGCTGGCGGGTGTCCTGCTGCCCGGTGTGCTGCTGACTGGCGCGGCCGATGCCCATCCCCGCCCAGGGCCGCCCGCGCCCCCGGCTCCCGAGACTGTGGGCTTCGCGCAGCTGCAGCGGGTGCTGACGGCGGCGCGGGCGGTGGTGGTGACGCTGCGGGCCGGGCCGGTGCGGGCGGCCCCCGGCGGACAGCGTTTCGTGACGCTGCTCTCGGGGGGGCAGGCAGTGGCGCGGCTGGCGGTGCGGCCGGACGGCACCCTGGCGGCGCTGCCCGGCGGGCCGGTGCGCCCGGTGCCGCTGCCGACCACAGCTCTGACCCCGGCCCAGTCCGCCCAGCTGAACACCCGGATCGCGGCGCTGATTCTGTCGGGTGCGGTGCAGGTCACGCCCGGCGACTACCGGGTGCCGCTGCTGTCCGGCGGGGTGGTCGTGGCGGTGCTGCGCCTTGACCGCGAGACCCTGAAGGTGCGCCCGGACGGGCCGCCCGGACCCAGTGGCGGGCCGCGACCGCCGCGTGGGCCGGTCGGCAGGTAGACTCTGCCCATGCTGCAAGGCGTGCTCACCCGCCTGGATGAATCCGGCACCCCTGTCCCCCGCTACACGGCGCCCCGCTGTCTGCTGGAGCGGCAGGCGGTGGGCGGCTGCGACGCCTGCCACAGCGCGTGTCCGCACGAGGCCGTGCAGCTGGGCATGCTCGGGAATTCCATCAGCATCGACCCCGACCGCTGCACCGGCTGCGGCCTGTGCGTGCAGGCGTGCCCGACCGGGGCGCTGGAATACAGCCTGGAAGCTCCGCTTCAGAGCGTTCATGACCAGAAGAGTGCCGGCGACGAGGGGGCCAGCCTG from Deinococcus sp. AB2017081 encodes the following:
- a CDS encoding XdhC family protein, encoding MNAAETRALLLALTAALSRGQGAAIATVVGVHGSAYRREGTRMLVLDDGAQVCMLSGGCLEAEVVEVALEVIRTGVPTVTHYDLSEDATWGLGIGCGGSVDVRVERVNSGDPATAAWLAALEAGELAALVVPLDGHGQLLLRPDGSMVGDLPPHIREFARQAALERLTQLEPRAVTLRAPDGTPVFIDVSTPPPQLVLYGAGHDAIPLATQAHALGYDVHVIDPRDAYLTPGRFPGATLHDLAPEDLATFTPAGRAHLVIMNHHLDRDRVCLAHALRSGAPYVGVLGPRSRARDLLAALEAEGETFTPEQLARLRSPIGLRLGAEAPEEVAMSILAELMAWRRGYDGSFLSGHDGRIHDAQTHAEAPTPLGRDVAAPAGS